In one window of Maribacter sp. BPC-D8 DNA:
- a CDS encoding amidohydrolase family protein translates to MILLSCKSEPQITYDVIIKNGHLIDLEDGSVSVSNILINNNRIVKITSDADLTNIEAKSIIDATGKFIVPGFWDNHTHFRGGDSLISANKNFLKLFMANGITTVRDAGGDLTSSVLEWRKAIANNELVGPTIFTSGPKIDGPGGTWAGSLEVDTDEGISKALDSLQAIPSDFVKIYDSRISGENYLKVIQEAEKRGLITSGHMPFTVELDATIDAGIDAVEHLYYIMKGSSSQEKEITQQLINKEIGFWDAMPLLQSSYSDSTALNTFEHLKSKNVFVVPTLHIGRVLSYLDEVDHSNDTYLKYMSDGIQQTYKGRINRVKNSTEKQVEDRKALDDFFGGLAFKLNENGVSLLAGSDSGAYNSFTYPGISLHKEMEAMVATGISPLDALKSSAFNGAKFLKQDADYGTISEGKIADIVLLNSNPLEDIKNTKDIFMVLSNGNQHTKTDLDNLLNSAIAN, encoded by the coding sequence ATGATTCTTTTATCATGTAAGTCTGAACCACAAATAACCTATGATGTAATTATAAAAAATGGTCATCTTATTGATCTCGAAGATGGTTCTGTTTCTGTTTCGAACATTCTAATTAACAATAATAGAATTGTTAAAATAACTTCTGATGCTGATTTAACCAACATAGAAGCTAAGTCCATTATTGATGCAACAGGTAAATTTATTGTACCTGGTTTTTGGGATAACCATACGCATTTTAGAGGCGGTGATTCTTTAATAAGCGCAAACAAGAACTTCTTGAAACTCTTTATGGCTAACGGAATTACAACTGTTCGCGATGCGGGTGGCGATCTTACCTCGTCTGTTTTAGAATGGCGAAAAGCTATTGCAAACAATGAGCTCGTAGGACCCACCATTTTTACATCGGGACCAAAAATTGACGGACCCGGTGGTACGTGGGCAGGTTCTTTAGAAGTGGATACTGATGAAGGTATTTCTAAGGCTTTAGATTCTTTACAAGCTATACCGTCTGACTTTGTCAAAATTTACGATAGCCGTATTTCGGGCGAAAATTACTTAAAAGTGATCCAAGAAGCAGAGAAGCGTGGTTTAATTACTTCTGGGCATATGCCTTTTACCGTTGAACTTGACGCTACTATAGATGCAGGTATTGATGCAGTCGAACATCTATATTATATTATGAAAGGCTCTTCTTCTCAAGAGAAAGAAATCACGCAACAATTAATTAATAAAGAAATCGGATTTTGGGATGCCATGCCCCTACTCCAATCTTCATATTCAGACTCCACAGCTTTGAATACATTCGAGCATTTAAAATCGAAAAATGTATTTGTAGTACCTACGCTGCATATTGGCAGAGTGCTCAGCTATTTAGATGAAGTTGATCATTCTAATGATACCTATTTAAAATATATGAGTGACGGAATACAGCAAACGTATAAAGGTCGAATTAACCGTGTAAAAAATTCAACCGAAAAGCAGGTGGAAGACCGTAAAGCACTTGATGATTTTTTCGGCGGACTTGCGTTTAAATTGAATGAAAACGGAGTGTCTCTTTTGGCAGGATCAGATAGCGGTGCATATAACAGTTTTACGTATCCTGGTATTTCATTACATAAAGAAATGGAAGCCATGGTCGCTACTGGAATTTCTCCTCTAGATGCCCTTAAATCATCCGCTTTTAACGGAGCTAAATTTTTAAAACAAGATGCTGATTACGGAACTATTTCTGAAGGTAAAATTGCTGATATTGTTTTATTAAATAGTAATCCGTTAGAAGATATTAAAAATACTAAAGACATTTTTATGGTGCTTTCTAATGGAAATCAGCATACCAAAACTGACTTAGACAACTTATTAAATTCTGCAATTGCCAACTAA
- a CDS encoding metal-dependent hydrolase family protein — protein sequence MKSILLFFLFSISLCSAQTLLKPDQVFDGTELHANWVVLVEGNQITYAGNANQITLPSNTTEIDLAGSTIMPGIIEGHSHVLLHPYNETDWNDQVLKESPVERAVRGTVHVKNSLLAGVTTMRDLGAEGAGYTDVYLKKTIDNGIIDGPRLLVAGPAIVATGAYGPKGFHDGVTVPLGAEPASGVDQCIETVRRQMGNGVDLIKIYADYRWTPGADSKATFLQEEINAMVATATTAGKYVVAHAGTPEGMKRAILGGVETIEHGDGGTPEIFKMMKDKGIGLCPTLAAGDAITQYRGWNKTTDPEPERIQQKRKSFKMALDSGVQIVFGGDVGVFTHGENYREMELMVDYGMKPLAVLKSATSGNANMFHLNQLGSLKKGFLADIIAVKGNPVQDISAVKNVSFVMKDGVVYKE from the coding sequence ATGAAATCAATATTACTTTTCTTTTTATTCTCCATAAGTCTATGTTCTGCTCAAACACTCTTAAAACCAGACCAAGTATTTGACGGCACCGAATTACATGCCAATTGGGTGGTTTTAGTAGAAGGAAATCAAATTACTTATGCAGGAAATGCCAACCAAATAACACTACCGAGTAACACCACAGAAATAGATTTGGCTGGCAGCACTATAATGCCTGGCATTATTGAAGGTCACTCGCATGTATTATTACACCCTTACAATGAAACCGATTGGAATGATCAGGTGCTAAAAGAATCGCCTGTGGAACGTGCCGTTAGAGGTACTGTTCATGTAAAGAATTCGCTTTTAGCCGGAGTTACCACCATGCGAGATTTGGGGGCTGAAGGTGCTGGTTATACTGATGTGTACTTAAAGAAAACTATTGATAACGGAATTATTGACGGTCCGCGATTATTGGTTGCCGGACCTGCAATTGTGGCTACCGGAGCCTACGGACCAAAAGGATTTCATGACGGCGTAACTGTGCCATTAGGTGCCGAGCCCGCAAGTGGTGTTGACCAGTGTATTGAAACGGTTCGTAGACAAATGGGTAACGGTGTCGATTTGATTAAAATTTATGCGGATTATCGCTGGACTCCCGGTGCTGATTCTAAAGCAACATTTTTACAAGAAGAAATTAATGCAATGGTTGCAACTGCTACAACAGCTGGAAAATACGTGGTTGCACATGCCGGTACTCCCGAAGGAATGAAAAGAGCAATACTCGGTGGTGTTGAAACTATTGAGCATGGTGATGGTGGTACGCCTGAAATTTTTAAGATGATGAAAGATAAAGGTATTGGTCTATGCCCTACCCTTGCCGCTGGCGATGCCATAACTCAATACCGAGGTTGGAACAAAACGACAGACCCAGAACCTGAACGTATTCAACAAAAACGTAAGTCATTTAAAATGGCGCTGGATTCTGGAGTACAAATTGTCTTTGGTGGTGATGTGGGTGTTTTTACACACGGAGAAAATTACCGTGAAATGGAATTAATGGTCGATTACGGAATGAAGCCATTAGCCGTCTTAAAATCTGCCACCTCTGGCAATGCCAATATGTTTCATTTAAATCAACTAGGAAGCTTAAAAAAAGGGTTTCTAGCTGATATTATTGCTGTAAAAGGAAATCCTGTTCAGGATATCTCAGCTGTTAAAAATGTGTCTTTTGTAATGAAAGATGGGGTAGTTTATAAGGAGTAG
- a CDS encoding DUF998 domain-containing protein: MNNKLVAYIGILGVSLIAIAAIVGPLLIDDYSVVSQYISESFAADTEYGWYLQYFGYVPSGILITIFCFSAPKYFPSSKLILAGFFGLALFYGLGTLLVGFFPCDAGCPTNVLDSSLSQLIHNAMGSLTYIFLPISIIAIGLGLKKFEGYSKLSQIAMATAIISGIFIFILFSNPESDYRGILQRVIETSFITFMVSSALRIGEASE, translated from the coding sequence ATGAATAATAAACTAGTAGCGTATATAGGTATTTTAGGAGTTAGTTTAATTGCAATTGCTGCGATTGTAGGTCCGTTATTAATCGATGATTACAGTGTAGTAAGTCAATATATAAGTGAATCTTTTGCGGCTGATACTGAATATGGTTGGTATTTGCAGTACTTCGGATATGTACCTAGCGGAATTCTTATTACCATTTTTTGTTTTAGTGCTCCTAAATATTTTCCAAGTTCCAAATTGATTTTAGCCGGATTTTTCGGATTGGCATTATTCTACGGATTAGGAACATTACTAGTAGGATTTTTTCCGTGCGATGCAGGTTGCCCAACAAACGTATTAGACTCTAGCCTATCGCAATTAATACATAATGCTATGGGTTCTTTGACCTATATTTTTCTACCTATAAGTATTATCGCAATCGGACTCGGATTAAAGAAATTTGAAGGCTATAGTAAATTATCACAAATTGCAATGGCTACGGCTATCATTAGCGGAATTTTTATATTCATCTTATTCTCCAACCCAGAATCAGATTATCGAGGAATTCTACAACGAGTTATAGAAACCTCGTTTATCACTTTTATGGTTTCAAGTGCGTTGAGAATTGGAGAGGCTTCAGAGTAG